GTAGAACAGTTTGGAGAAGAAGGAGCAAAAGACCGTATTGAAAACCTTAACTTGTACAAAGGCTCTAAGGGAGTAAAGTACAAAGACGATTATTTAACCATTCTGAATTGGGAGCGAAAAAACAAAAAGGGAGGGAATCACAATCGAAAGGATTCAACTGCCGAAGAACTTGCCAAACAATATGATTTCGGCTTCTGACAAAAGGTGTCCATCTTGCCAAAGACTTTACTTACTAGAGAACGGCAATGAGTTTTGTTTTTACTGTGAAGTTGTTTCGGAAGAAGATAAAAAGATTGGAGAAGAAGCTTTTTCTTGGGTAGAGAAACGTGAAGTCATAGAGCTGCTAGAAAAGTTCAAAACAAAAAGCCTCATGAATCGAGACTTAGAAGAAGCAACGTTTGAAACCTATAAACCCGTTAATGAATCACAGAAAATAGCTTATCAAAAATGCTTGCGCTATGTAGAAACTTTTGACGGACGAAAAGGATTGATATTACAAGGGAAGCCAGGGCTCGGGAAAAGTCACCTAGCTTCATCCATTGCAAAAAAACTTATTCAATCCAAGTATACTTGTATTTTTATCTCATTGCCAAGGCTTCTCACTGAACTCCAAGGTACATACAACAAGAAAAGTGATACGAGCGAATTAGAATTACTCACAGCTATCCAAAAAGCGGATCTCCTTATCCTAGATGATTTAGGTGCCGAACGTACACAAAAGGATGACGAGGGCAATACATGGGCCAGAAGAAAGATATTTGAAGTAGTGGACAGCCGGATTGGTTCTGCCACTGTTTACACAACCAATTACTCAGGTGCCGAACTTTTAAAGATGTACGGTGAACGCGATTTCAGCCGAATGGTTCAAAACTGCGAAGCTATCAAACTAGATGGCGAGAATTATAGAATATCAAAATTTAAGGAGGGTTCCTCATGAGCTGCCCTACTTGTAAAGGGATAGGACGTTTCTACAAGCAAGAAGCGTTTGGCATATCGGTTCACCCTTGTCTATGTTCTCATTCTATGGCGTATAGACAAGCTTTAGAACACAACCGAG
Above is a window of Bacillus oleivorans DNA encoding:
- a CDS encoding ATP-binding protein, with translation MPNNMISASDKRCPSCQRLYLLENGNEFCFYCEVVSEEDKKIGEEAFSWVEKREVIELLEKFKTKSLMNRDLEEATFETYKPVNESQKIAYQKCLRYVETFDGRKGLILQGKPGLGKSHLASSIAKKLIQSKYTCIFISLPRLLTELQGTYNKKSDTSELELLTAIQKADLLILDDLGAERTQKDDEGNTWARRKIFEVVDSRIGSATVYTTNYSGAELLKMYGERDFSRMVQNCEAIKLDGENYRISKFKEGSS